A genomic window from Bradyrhizobium lupini includes:
- a CDS encoding TRAP transporter substrate-binding protein: MKRRDFLKVSAAGAAATAAVASPAIAQSSPEIKWRLTSSFPKSLDTIYGGAEQMAKYVAEMTDNKFQIQVFQAGEIVPGLQALDATQKGTVEMCHTVSYYYVGKDPTFAIFASVPFGLNARQQNSWLYQGGGNELANEFFKKTNVVGFPCGNTGTQMGGWFRKEIKTVADLSGLKMRIGGIAGQVLQKVGVVPQQLAGGDIYPSLEKGTIDAAEWVGPYDDEKLGFAKVAKYYYYPGFWEGGPTVHAFANIDKWNELPKNYQAILTNATVNTNTWMAARYDMVNPGALKRLVAGGTQLRPFTNEVLEACLKATNELWGEISAKNPDFKKSIDAMQAYRSDEYLWWQVAEYTYDSFMIRSRTRG, encoded by the coding sequence ATGAAGCGTCGTGATTTCCTGAAAGTGTCGGCAGCCGGCGCGGCGGCGACCGCCGCGGTGGCCTCGCCGGCGATCGCGCAGTCCTCGCCCGAGATCAAGTGGCGCCTGACGTCGAGCTTCCCGAAGTCGCTCGACACCATCTATGGCGGTGCCGAGCAGATGGCGAAGTACGTCGCCGAGATGACCGACAACAAGTTTCAGATCCAGGTCTTCCAGGCGGGTGAAATCGTCCCGGGCCTGCAGGCGCTGGATGCGACCCAGAAGGGCACCGTCGAGATGTGCCACACGGTGTCGTATTATTACGTCGGCAAAGACCCGACCTTCGCGATTTTCGCGTCGGTGCCTTTCGGCCTGAATGCACGCCAGCAGAATTCCTGGCTGTACCAAGGCGGCGGCAACGAGCTCGCCAACGAGTTCTTCAAGAAGACGAACGTGGTGGGCTTCCCCTGCGGCAACACCGGCACCCAGATGGGCGGCTGGTTCCGCAAGGAGATCAAGACCGTTGCCGACCTGTCGGGCCTGAAGATGCGCATCGGCGGCATTGCCGGCCAGGTGCTTCAGAAGGTCGGCGTGGTGCCGCAGCAGCTCGCCGGCGGCGACATCTATCCGTCGCTCGAGAAGGGCACCATCGACGCGGCCGAATGGGTCGGTCCCTACGATGACGAGAAGCTCGGCTTCGCCAAGGTCGCCAAGTACTACTACTACCCGGGCTTCTGGGAAGGCGGTCCGACCGTTCACGCCTTCGCCAACATCGACAAGTGGAACGAGCTGCCGAAGAACTATCAGGCGATCCTCACCAACGCGACCGTCAACACCAACACCTGGATGGCCGCGCGCTACGACATGGTGAACCCCGGCGCGCTGAAGCGTCTGGTCGCCGGCGGAACGCAGCTTCGCCCGTTCACCAATGAGGTTCTGGAAGCCTGCCTCAAGGCGACCAACGAATTGTGGGGCGAGATCTCGGCCAAGAATCCCGACTTCAAGAAGTCGATCGACGCCATGCAGGCCTACCGCTCCGACGAATATCTGTGGTGGCAGGTCGCCGAATACACCTACGACAGCTTCATGATCCGCTCGCGCACCCGCGGCTGA
- a CDS encoding Mrp/NBP35 family ATP-binding protein, whose product MSVTQQQVLDSLARIKSPRGGALTNANVLSAISAADGKVFFSINVDAAEARAWESVRAEAEAAVRAIPGVTTVMVALTAERKAGAAPPPPPTPSRGTPGVQPVHAHKPPPQGGAQSPMARQSEIPGVAAVIAVASGKGGVGKSTTALNLALGLRDLGLKVGLLDADIYGPSAPRLTGLHEKPELNDERKMIPLKRFGLAIMSIGFLVEEETAMIWRGPMVMSAVTQMLRDVVWGQLDVLVVDMPPGTGDAQLTLAQNVPLKGAVIVSTPQDLSLIDARRGLAMFKKVNVPVLGIVENMSYFQCPQCGTKSDIFGHGGARHEAEKLGVPFLGEIPLHMAICATSDAGTPVVDSEPDGPHAAIYRAIAGQVRDQLKGVIAAA is encoded by the coding sequence TTGAGCGTGACGCAGCAACAGGTTCTCGACAGCCTCGCCAGGATCAAGTCGCCCCGCGGGGGCGCGCTCACCAATGCCAATGTGCTGAGCGCGATCAGCGCGGCCGACGGCAAGGTGTTCTTCTCGATCAATGTCGATGCCGCCGAAGCGCGAGCCTGGGAATCCGTCCGGGCCGAGGCCGAGGCCGCGGTGCGCGCCATTCCCGGCGTCACCACCGTCATGGTGGCGCTGACCGCCGAGCGGAAGGCCGGCGCGGCGCCGCCACCGCCGCCAACTCCCAGCCGCGGCACGCCGGGCGTGCAGCCCGTCCACGCCCACAAGCCGCCGCCGCAGGGCGGCGCCCAATCGCCGATGGCGCGGCAGTCCGAGATTCCGGGCGTCGCGGCCGTGATCGCGGTCGCCTCGGGCAAGGGCGGTGTCGGCAAATCCACCACCGCGCTCAACCTGGCACTCGGTCTGCGCGATCTCGGCCTCAAGGTCGGGCTGCTCGATGCCGACATCTACGGCCCATCGGCGCCGCGGCTGACGGGCCTGCATGAGAAGCCGGAGCTGAACGACGAGCGCAAGATGATTCCGCTCAAGCGCTTTGGCCTGGCCATCATGTCGATCGGCTTCCTGGTGGAGGAAGAGACCGCGATGATCTGGCGCGGGCCGATGGTGATGTCGGCAGTGACGCAGATGCTGCGCGACGTCGTATGGGGCCAGCTCGATGTGCTCGTCGTCGACATGCCGCCAGGCACCGGCGATGCCCAGCTCACGCTGGCGCAGAACGTCCCTTTGAAGGGCGCCGTGATCGTCTCGACCCCGCAGGACCTGTCGCTGATCGACGCAAGGCGGGGGCTTGCGATGTTCAAGAAGGTCAACGTGCCCGTGCTCGGCATCGTCGAGAACATGAGCTATTTCCAGTGCCCGCAATGCGGCACGAAATCCGACATTTTCGGCCATGGCGGCGCGCGCCACGAGGCCGAGAAGCTCGGGGTACCATTCCTGGGCGAGATCCCCCTGCACATGGCGATCTGCGCCACCTCGGATGCGGGCACGCCCGTGGTGGACAGCGAGCCGGATGGTCCCCATGCGGCGATCTACCGCGCCATTGCGGGACAGGTGCGGGACCAGCTCAAGGGCGTCATCGCCGCGGCCTAA
- a CDS encoding VOC family protein has protein sequence MGGVSVGVLDHFNVRTRNLAETVRFYEDVLGLEKGARPNFAFPGAWMYSEGKPVVHLVDISPTAEPQKPDSGVVHHVAFASRGFDGMKQRLASKGMKFDSRQVPGGELWQIFVHDPNGVMIELNYEAALEQGAAPAEMADDIGRQ, from the coding sequence ATGGGCGGCGTAAGCGTGGGCGTGCTCGATCATTTCAATGTCCGGACCCGGAATCTGGCCGAAACCGTCCGCTTCTACGAGGACGTGCTGGGCCTGGAAAAAGGCGCCCGGCCGAATTTCGCCTTCCCCGGCGCCTGGATGTACAGCGAGGGAAAGCCGGTGGTGCACCTCGTCGATATTTCTCCGACTGCCGAGCCACAAAAGCCGGATTCCGGCGTTGTCCACCACGTCGCCTTCGCCAGCCGCGGGTTTGACGGCATGAAGCAGCGGCTGGCCTCAAAGGGGATGAAGTTCGACTCCCGCCAAGTGCCCGGCGGTGAGCTCTGGCAGATCTTCGTCCACGACCCCAACGGGGTCATGATCGAGCTCAACTACGAGGCGGCCCTGGAGCAGGGGGCCGCGCCCGCCGAGATGGCTGACGATATCGGCAGGCAGTAG
- a CDS encoding NAD(P)-dependent oxidoreductase, which translates to MTKVAFLGLGVMGFPMAGHLVKKGGHEVTVYNRTAAKAKEWADKFGGKTAATPKAAAEGQDFVMCCVGNDNDLRAVTIGADGAFAGMKKGATFVDHTTASAEVARELDAAATKAGFKFIDAPVSGGQAGAENGVLTVMCGGAQDAYAGAEPIITGAYARMCKLLGPAGSGQLTKMVNQICIAGLVQGLSEGIHFAKKSGLDVAAVIETISKGAAQSWQMENRYKTMNEDKYDFGFAVEWMRKDLSISLAEARRNGANLPVTALVDQFYAEVEKMGGKRWDTSSLLARLNR; encoded by the coding sequence ATGACTAAAGTCGCTTTCCTCGGTCTCGGCGTGATGGGCTTCCCCATGGCCGGACACCTCGTGAAAAAAGGGGGCCATGAGGTCACCGTCTATAACCGCACCGCGGCCAAGGCGAAGGAGTGGGCGGACAAGTTCGGCGGCAAGACCGCGGCGACCCCGAAGGCCGCGGCCGAGGGCCAGGATTTCGTGATGTGCTGCGTCGGCAACGATAACGATCTGCGCGCGGTCACGATCGGTGCCGACGGCGCGTTTGCCGGCATGAAGAAGGGTGCAACCTTCGTCGACCACACCACCGCTTCCGCCGAGGTCGCGCGTGAGCTCGATGCGGCCGCGACCAAGGCCGGCTTCAAGTTCATCGACGCACCCGTGTCCGGCGGCCAGGCCGGCGCCGAGAACGGCGTGCTGACGGTGATGTGCGGCGGCGCGCAGGACGCCTATGCCGGCGCCGAGCCGATCATCACAGGCGCCTATGCGCGGATGTGCAAATTGCTGGGGCCCGCCGGCTCCGGCCAGCTGACCAAAATGGTCAACCAGATCTGCATCGCCGGCCTCGTCCAGGGCCTCTCCGAGGGTATTCACTTCGCCAAGAAAAGTGGCCTTGACGTCGCCGCCGTGATCGAAACCATCTCCAAGGGCGCCGCGCAGTCCTGGCAGATGGAGAACCGCTACAAGACCATGAACGAGGACAAATACGATTTCGGCTTCGCGGTCGAATGGATGCGCAAGGATCTCTCGATCTCGCTGGCCGAAGCCCGTCGCAATGGCGCCAATCTGCCGGTGACCGCGCTCGTCGACCAGTTCTACGCCGAGGTCGAGAAGATGGGCGGCAAGCGCTGGGATACATCGAGCCTGCTCGCGCGCCTGAATCGCTGA
- the nhaD gene encoding sodium:proton antiporter NhaD produces the protein MLTALAAIFILAYAAIALEHPIGVNKSASALLGAGVLWTIYALATGDHTLVGRQLDESVAATAQIVFFLVGAMTIVEVIDAHDGFEVITSRISTTSQVRLIWLIGFVTFFLSAILDNLTTTIVMVSLIQRLIAKRDDRLLFASLIVIAANAGGAWTVIGDVTTTMLWIGGQISPLKIMSAVFLPSLLNLLVPLAFISFSLKGKTIAPPPKEDGLQGVDPFERNVMFYLGLGVLIAVPAFKTVTHLPPFMGVLLGLGIVWLVGEIVHRKKDEHVRGPLTLANALTRIDMGSIVFFLGILLAVACLEHAGLLSMVAKWLDTAIGRQDIIVIVLGLLSAVIDNVPLVAATMGMYDLAHYPPDSFIWEFIAYCAGTGGSILIIGSAAGVAAMGLERIEFLWYARRIAVPALAGYLAGAVVYIAQHAALH, from the coding sequence TTGCTGACCGCACTCGCCGCAATCTTCATCCTCGCCTATGCGGCGATCGCGCTCGAGCATCCTATCGGGGTGAACAAGAGCGCGTCTGCGCTACTCGGCGCGGGCGTGCTCTGGACAATCTACGCGCTCGCGACCGGCGACCACACGCTGGTCGGCCGTCAGCTTGACGAGTCCGTCGCTGCCACCGCGCAGATCGTGTTCTTCCTGGTTGGCGCGATGACCATCGTCGAGGTCATCGACGCCCATGACGGTTTCGAGGTCATCACCTCCCGCATCAGCACGACCAGCCAGGTCCGTCTGATATGGCTGATTGGCTTCGTTACCTTCTTCCTCAGTGCAATCCTCGACAATCTGACCACCACCATCGTCATGGTCTCGCTGATCCAGCGGCTGATCGCCAAGCGCGACGACCGCTTGCTGTTCGCCTCCCTCATCGTCATCGCCGCAAATGCCGGCGGCGCATGGACCGTGATCGGCGACGTCACCACGACCATGCTGTGGATCGGCGGACAGATTTCGCCCCTGAAAATCATGAGCGCGGTGTTCCTGCCCTCCTTGCTCAACCTGCTGGTGCCGCTCGCATTCATCAGCTTTTCACTCAAGGGCAAGACCATCGCACCACCGCCGAAAGAGGACGGATTGCAGGGCGTCGATCCGTTCGAGCGGAACGTGATGTTCTATCTCGGACTCGGCGTACTGATCGCGGTGCCCGCCTTCAAGACGGTCACGCACCTGCCGCCCTTCATGGGCGTCCTGCTCGGGCTTGGCATCGTGTGGTTGGTCGGCGAGATCGTTCATCGCAAAAAGGATGAGCATGTCCGCGGTCCCCTCACGCTTGCGAATGCGCTGACGCGGATCGACATGGGCTCGATCGTATTCTTCCTCGGCATCTTGCTCGCGGTCGCCTGCCTCGAACATGCCGGCCTGCTCTCCATGGTGGCCAAATGGCTGGACACCGCGATCGGCCGACAGGACATCATCGTGATCGTGCTCGGCCTGCTCAGTGCTGTCATCGACAACGTGCCGCTGGTCGCCGCGACGATGGGCATGTACGACCTCGCGCATTATCCACCCGACAGCTTCATCTGGGAGTTCATCGCCTATTGCGCCGGAACCGGCGGCTCGATCCTGATCATCGGCTCGGCCGCAGGCGTCGCCGCCATGGGGCTCGAGCGCATCGAGTTCCTCTGGTACGCCCGCCGCATCGCCGTTCCCGCGCTCGCCGGCTATCTGGCGGGCGCCGTGGTGTACATCGCGCAGCACGCGGCGCTGCATTGA
- a CDS encoding HAMP domain-containing sensor histidine kinase, whose product MSKPAEKPEVVQLPAEPVSVPSASHRRAAAQRVREARDKLTSTSGTRPAFDAEMLRQYAQTRLSASYVVMLLVVATGVLFGLWMQPIPAAAWTAGMLCIHAAMIRSCHRFLAEPASPAATRAWQTRFVVLDLLYGLCWMAILIHPVLDMITETLMMFLMLLVIAVSSMLAANLPIAALAATAPVAVAMALSFVMTGSLDNYILAALAVAAEGYFVLLAHRLHSSTFATLEARAEKDALIGELEQAKAISDEARHRAESANVAKSRFLAQMSHELRTPLNAILGFSEVMKSEIFGAHAVPVYKEYSADIHNSGVHLLNLINEILDLSRIEAGRYELNEEAVSLVGIVADCHHLMKLRASSRGITIHEVFEQAMPRLWADERAIRQVVLNLLSNSIKFTPQGGEIWLKAGWTASGGQYLSVKDTGSGIPEDEIPVVLASFGQGSNSIKSAEQGAGLGLPIAKNLVDLHGGTFTLKSKLRIGTEVIVTFPPERVMSALAPMSDDSPPLQPESSAVADEKRRPRRKPIMSAGTGS is encoded by the coding sequence ATGAGTAAACCCGCTGAAAAGCCCGAGGTTGTGCAGCTTCCGGCCGAGCCGGTGAGCGTGCCGTCGGCGAGCCATCGCCGGGCTGCGGCACAGCGGGTGCGCGAGGCGCGCGATAAGTTAACGTCGACCAGTGGAACCCGGCCGGCTTTCGATGCCGAAATGCTGCGCCAGTACGCCCAGACGCGGCTGTCGGCCTCCTATGTCGTGATGCTGCTTGTGGTCGCGACAGGCGTGCTGTTTGGGCTGTGGATGCAGCCGATCCCGGCCGCGGCCTGGACCGCCGGCATGCTTTGCATTCATGCCGCAATGATCCGCAGCTGCCACCGCTTCCTGGCCGAGCCCGCCTCGCCCGCGGCAACGCGCGCATGGCAGACGCGTTTCGTCGTGCTCGACCTGCTCTATGGCCTTTGCTGGATGGCGATCCTGATCCATCCCGTGCTCGACATGATCACGGAAACGCTGATGATGTTCCTGATGCTGCTGGTGATCGCAGTATCAAGCATGCTGGCCGCCAATCTGCCGATCGCCGCCCTCGCCGCCACCGCACCGGTCGCGGTCGCGATGGCGCTGAGCTTCGTGATGACTGGCTCGCTGGATAATTACATCCTGGCCGCGCTCGCCGTCGCCGCCGAAGGCTATTTCGTGTTGCTGGCTCACCGCCTGCACTCTTCGACCTTCGCCACGCTCGAGGCGCGGGCCGAGAAGGACGCGCTGATTGGCGAGCTCGAACAAGCCAAGGCGATCTCGGACGAAGCGCGCCACCGCGCCGAATCCGCCAATGTGGCCAAGTCGCGCTTTCTGGCGCAGATGAGCCACGAACTGCGGACGCCGCTCAATGCAATCCTCGGCTTCTCGGAAGTGATGAAGAGCGAGATTTTCGGCGCGCATGCCGTGCCGGTCTACAAGGAGTACTCGGCCGACATCCACAATTCCGGCGTCCACCTGCTCAACCTCATCAACGAGATCCTCGATCTGTCGCGGATCGAGGCTGGCCGCTACGAGCTCAACGAGGAAGCGGTCTCGCTGGTCGGCATCGTCGCCGACTGCCATCATTTGATGAAGCTGCGCGCCTCGAGCCGTGGCATCACCATCCACGAGGTGTTCGAGCAGGCGATGCCGCGGCTGTGGGCCGACGAGCGCGCGATCCGCCAGGTCGTGCTCAATCTGCTCTCCAACTCGATCAAGTTCACTCCGCAGGGCGGCGAGATCTGGCTCAAGGCCGGCTGGACGGCCTCAGGCGGACAATATCTCTCGGTGAAGGACACCGGCTCCGGGATTCCCGAGGACGAGATCCCGGTCGTGCTCGCATCGTTCGGCCAAGGTTCCAATTCGATCAAGTCGGCCGAACAGGGCGCCGGTCTCGGCCTGCCGATCGCCAAGAATCTGGTCGACCTGCATGGCGGTACGTTCACGCTGAAATCGAAGCTGCGCATCGGCACCGAAGTGATCGTCACCTTCCCGCCCGAGCGCGTGATGAGCGCGCTGGCGCCGATGTCGGATGATTCTCCGCCGCTCCAACCCGAGAGTTCCGCGGTAGCGGACGAGAAGCGCCGGCCCCGCCGCAAGCCGATCATGAGCGCAGGTACGGGCTCGTAA
- a CDS encoding DUF1289 domain-containing protein, which translates to MSKETPCVAVCMIDPKTRLCFGCGRTLPEIARWHAMESAERLTVMALLPARMNQAGLPPIAGSPKHT; encoded by the coding sequence ATGAGCAAAGAAACGCCTTGCGTGGCCGTCTGCATGATCGATCCCAAGACCAGGCTGTGCTTCGGCTGCGGACGCACATTGCCGGAGATCGCGCGCTGGCACGCCATGGAGAGCGCGGAACGCCTCACGGTCATGGCGCTGTTGCCGGCGCGCATGAATCAGGCTGGACTTCCGCCCATCGCGGGATCGCCGAAACACACCTGA
- a CDS encoding TIGR02281 family clan AA aspartic protease, whose product MIRSLLVLIMLACTAGAVVAYGDSDQIARASSKVSHIFRTQTAAPAPAVQIPRGQGGEFALRAKINGVAAPMVIDTGATSVVLTWETAKAIGLPLEMLEYDVDLETAGGHTKAARLTIDRLSVGHLVEKSVPALVVQRGQMKTNLLGMSFLDRLESWGVRADRLMLTGYPELQTSRRRSRLAVD is encoded by the coding sequence ATGATCCGGTCCCTGCTCGTTCTCATCATGCTCGCCTGCACGGCCGGTGCCGTCGTCGCCTATGGCGATTCCGACCAGATCGCGCGCGCGAGCAGCAAGGTCTCGCATATCTTTCGCACGCAGACCGCAGCGCCCGCGCCCGCCGTGCAGATTCCGCGCGGCCAGGGCGGCGAATTCGCGCTGCGCGCGAAGATCAACGGCGTGGCCGCACCGATGGTCATTGACACCGGCGCGACCTCGGTGGTGCTGACCTGGGAAACCGCGAAGGCGATCGGGCTGCCGCTCGAGATGCTCGAATACGACGTCGATCTCGAAACCGCGGGCGGTCACACCAAGGCGGCCCGCCTCACGATCGACCGCCTCTCCGTCGGTCACCTCGTCGAGAAATCGGTGCCAGCCCTCGTCGTGCAGCGCGGGCAGATGAAGACCAATCTGCTCGGCATGAGCTTCCTCGATCGCCTGGAGAGCTGGGGCGTGCGCGCCGACAGGCTGATGCTCACGGGTTATCCGGAGCTCCAGACCAGTCGCCGCCGCTCGCGCCTGGCAGTCGACTAG
- the dusA gene encoding tRNA dihydrouridine(20/20a) synthase DusA, with protein sequence MMDWTDRHCRVFHRHLTRRALLYTEMLTTGAIIHGDRKRLLGFDLVEHPVALQLGGSDPRELALVARIGEELGYDEINLNVGCPSDRVKDGRFGACLMAEPDLVARCVEAMKGAVAVPVTVKCRIGIDDQDPEVALDNLAHAVVDSGCDALIVHARKAWLSGLSPKENRDIPPLDYDRVYRLKRAMPDVPVIINGGIPGVDEARAHLDHVDGAMLGRAAYQEPWRLLSVDTDIFGEAAPHASMQDALEGMVPYIEQQLARGTRLHSMTRHFVGAFHAVPGARAFRRHLAEQGVKPGAGLEVLREAIARVGAHVPAEAAA encoded by the coding sequence ATGATGGATTGGACCGACCGGCATTGCCGGGTGTTCCACCGTCACCTGACGAGGCGGGCGCTGCTCTATACGGAGATGCTGACCACTGGCGCCATCATTCATGGTGACCGGAAGCGGCTGCTTGGGTTCGACCTGGTCGAGCACCCGGTCGCGCTTCAGCTCGGCGGGTCGGATCCACGCGAGCTGGCGCTGGTGGCGCGGATCGGCGAGGAGTTGGGTTATGACGAAATCAACCTCAACGTCGGCTGCCCCTCCGACCGCGTGAAGGACGGCCGTTTCGGCGCTTGCCTGATGGCAGAGCCTGATCTCGTGGCGAGGTGCGTCGAGGCGATGAAGGGTGCGGTGGCCGTGCCCGTGACCGTGAAGTGCCGCATCGGGATCGACGACCAGGATCCCGAAGTCGCGCTCGACAACCTTGCGCACGCAGTCGTTGACTCCGGCTGCGATGCGCTGATCGTACATGCCCGGAAAGCATGGCTCAGCGGTTTGTCACCGAAGGAGAATCGCGACATCCCGCCGCTCGACTATGATCGCGTCTATCGCCTCAAGCGCGCGATGCCGGATGTGCCTGTCATCATCAACGGCGGCATCCCCGGTGTCGACGAGGCAAGGGCACATCTCGATCACGTTGACGGCGCGATGCTTGGACGAGCCGCCTATCAGGAGCCGTGGCGGCTGCTCTCGGTCGATACCGACATTTTCGGCGAGGCGGCGCCGCATGCCTCGATGCAGGATGCGCTCGAAGGGATGGTGCCCTACATCGAACAGCAACTCGCGCGCGGCACGAGGCTGCACTCTATGACGCGGCATTTCGTCGGCGCATTCCACGCCGTCCCCGGCGCGCGCGCCTTCCGCCGGCATCTTGCCGAGCAGGGGGTGAAGCCGGGCGCTGGCCTCGAGGTGCTACGCGAAGCGATTGCGCGTGTCGGTGCGCACGTACCGGCGGAGGCGGCGGCCTAG
- a CDS encoding YidB family protein, which yields MSRGMPSMTALLGMLAIAGYQNRDKLADMFRNATSGQPAGAKDSLSGMLGSLGGLAGTGGVGSLLNGGIGELLEHFRQNGQGDVAQSWINQGPNREVTPPELQQAIGPDVLQKLEQQTGLSQQEILDRLSRELPTAVDKYTPDGRLPASSAG from the coding sequence ATGAGCCGCGGAATGCCATCGATGACCGCCCTCTTGGGTATGCTCGCAATCGCGGGGTATCAAAATCGGGACAAGCTGGCGGACATGTTTCGCAATGCGACCTCCGGCCAGCCGGCGGGTGCCAAGGATTCCCTGAGCGGCATGCTCGGCAGCCTTGGCGGCCTAGCGGGCACCGGAGGCGTGGGTTCGCTGCTGAACGGCGGGATCGGCGAATTGCTCGAGCACTTCAGGCAGAACGGGCAAGGCGATGTGGCTCAATCCTGGATCAATCAGGGGCCGAACCGCGAAGTCACCCCGCCCGAACTCCAGCAGGCTATCGGTCCGGACGTCCTTCAAAAACTGGAGCAGCAGACCGGCTTGTCGCAGCAGGAGATTCTCGACCGTTTGTCCCGAGAGCTTCCGACTGCCGTGGACAAATACACGCCTGATGGACGTCTTCCGGCTTCATCGGCGGGATAA
- a CDS encoding GlsB/YeaQ/YmgE family stress response membrane protein has translation MSIIWTIIIGFIAGVIAKFIMPGDNEPSGFILTTILGIVGAFVATYLGQSLGWYRPGEGAGLVGAVVGAIIVLFVYGFVAGSSRRAI, from the coding sequence ATGAGCATCATCTGGACGATCATCATCGGTTTCATCGCAGGCGTCATCGCGAAGTTCATCATGCCCGGCGACAACGAGCCCTCGGGTTTCATCCTGACCACCATCCTGGGAATAGTGGGCGCGTTCGTAGCGACCTATCTTGGCCAATCTCTCGGCTGGTACCGGCCAGGAGAAGGCGCAGGACTAGTGGGGGCAGTGGTAGGCGCCATCATCGTGCTTTTCGTCTACGGTTTTGTAGCCGGTAGCAGCCGTCGGGCGATCTAA
- a CDS encoding ribonuclease HII, producing the protein MSQYSLDVLRRRYVVEKRPLEASIEQILRADARAGARAILASIDKRRSENRSEGQRLRKMLRFETSLWESGHHAVAGVDEAGMSPLAGPVSAGAVILKPGTRIIGIDDSKKLDAAAREELAREIKEKAESWCVAFVEVEEIDAINIYWAGIQAMQRAVRGLGLAPQHLLIDAKRLKEIEIPQQSIIKGDAKSASIAAASILAKVERDMVMRTLDVRHPGYGFADHKGYPVPAHYEALARLGACAAHRRSFGPVRKALGLPPLPPWPSASERTAG; encoded by the coding sequence ATGTCCCAGTATTCACTCGATGTATTGCGTCGGCGCTATGTCGTCGAGAAAAGACCGCTCGAAGCCAGCATCGAGCAGATCTTGCGGGCCGACGCCCGCGCGGGAGCCCGTGCCATCCTGGCCTCAATCGATAAACGGCGCTCCGAAAATAGGTCCGAGGGGCAGCGCCTGCGAAAGATGCTCCGCTTCGAGACCTCTCTCTGGGAAAGCGGCCATCATGCCGTGGCAGGCGTGGACGAGGCGGGAATGAGCCCTCTCGCCGGGCCAGTCTCTGCTGGCGCCGTGATCCTGAAGCCCGGCACGCGGATAATCGGAATCGACGACTCGAAAAAACTCGATGCCGCCGCTCGCGAAGAACTCGCGAGGGAAATCAAGGAGAAGGCAGAGAGTTGGTGTGTAGCATTCGTCGAGGTCGAGGAGATCGACGCGATCAACATCTATTGGGCAGGCATCCAGGCGATGCAGCGTGCGGTCCGGGGCCTAGGGTTGGCGCCGCAGCACTTGCTGATCGACGCGAAGCGGTTGAAGGAAATCGAGATCCCTCAGCAGTCCATCATTAAAGGTGACGCCAAGTCCGCCAGCATTGCGGCCGCCTCCATCCTCGCGAAAGTCGAGCGCGATATGGTCATGCGGACGCTCGACGTGCGTCACCCCGGCTACGGGTTCGCGGATCACAAGGGCTACCCGGTGCCGGCTCATTATGAGGCGCTCGCCAGGCTTGGTGCATGCGCAGCTCACCGGAGGTCGTTCGGACCTGTACGCAAGGCCCTCGGACTGCCGCCCCTGCCGCCGTGGCCTTCGGCATCCGAGCGCACCGCTGGTTGA